GTAGAGAATATAGCGTCTGACACATATTTCAACTCTTCAGGTACGAGTTACTATATGGCAGTTTCCCACCGCCTTGAATGTGAACCATCTATTGTTCAGGCCACCGCCCGGTCTGGACAGCTTGCGGATATCGACTTCAAAAAGCTATTTAGATTATCCCCCTGATCACTCAACGCACAAACTAAATATATTCTTTTTTCGAGGTTCGGCTTTTGTACCCAAGGGCTTATATATTACGCGCTCTAGAATATTGCTCTCCAACCGGTACGTTCCATCTGGTGGTGTGCTTCCGCATGCTAATGCCACCCAGATCATATACCTACACAATAATCAACGACCACACCAGACTTCAACAAAAATGGCCCAATCAATCGATCTCTTCAATCAATATCCTCTAACAATCGACCCGTCATCTAAAGCGATTTCCCTCTCCCCGAACGCTACCTCAACATACACGCCTTCCCAAACAGCTGCCCTGAACGCCGAACTCTCCaccctcaacaccctccACCGCACCCTCCTAAGCCTGGACACCCCATCCATTCCCCCGCCCCCATTACCCCTCAACCCCAAACGCTCCGCGCAAATCAACAAACTCCGCGACAGCGCTAACATGGCCTACCGCAAGAACAACTACGCCGAGGCTGTGCGTCTGTACACTTTCGCGCTCGAAATGGCGCTCGCCCGGCCCGGCTGGGAGCCCGTTGCCGTGGCTAGGGAGGAACTCGCTGCGTTGTATGGGAATCGCGCACAGGCGTACATGTCGCAGCAGATGTGGGTTGAGGGGCTTGTCGATGCCAGGGCTAGTGTCGAGGGACGGCCCGTGAATAATGTTAAGGCTTGGTGGCGCGGGGGAAAGTGCTTGGTTGAAATGGGGAGGTGGGAGGAGGCGAAAAGCTTTGTATCGAGGGGGTTGGAGCTTGAGGGCAAGAACAGTGAGGGCGCGAAAGAATTAAGTCAACTGTTGAcggaggtggaagaggggttgaagagggagaaggggagcCAATAGTTCATGCCATCCATTCATGTGCATGCGGCGATCCGGGGATGTGAATATGCTGGCTTGCTAGATGAAGTTTTGCTTTGTTCAATTTCCCTGAATGCGTTTGTTTGTTCTTATAGGCTGTTCTGTTTCCCTAGAATATGTGGCGTTAGGGCTGGGCTTGCGCTTGTCAATACTGAATCCGTTTCAATTATGTCGtcgctttctttcttatcaGCAAGCGGCCTGATTAGCCGTTCTTCTTAGGTGACAGCAAACAAGCTCTTGATCACGAAGACTAGATTCCAGTCCCAATCAGGCATGGCTGTTTGGTGAGAGAGACAAACACCCCTGCATCCTTGCAGTTCTGGGCAATGCCTGGCATAAAGACCGTATgattcctgctgcttcttcaaattTTCCTTTACCTCGATCAGCCAGGAGTAACGTGCGAAATGATCGAGTTTCTAGCACTGATCACCCTGATTTCCCGAGCCAACGCGCTCATGAGGCCTGACGGAGTGGTATATCCttgtctttccttcctctctcacccttctcaccctGATTCCGCTGCAGTTCAAGCTTTCTTAACTGACCCGACCTCACTTGATAATATAGGGCCGCCTCCCAGCTCTAGGTTGGAGCTCTTGGAATGCGCACGAGTGTGACATCAACGCAACTGTAATTCTGACTGCCGCAGCGCAAGTCGTGAAGTTAGGACTCAAGGATTTGGGCTATGAATATATCAACAGTAAGTCTTTCTACACAGCCAATAATCCCCAGATCACGCTTTCCGAGAGGACAACACTTCTAACAGCTGCCCAGTCGACGACTGCTGGTCCATAAAAACCCACCGCGACCCCACCACAAACCGAATGATCCCAGACGCAGATCGATTTCCTGACGGAATCGCCAGCGTAGCATCGCAGATCCATGAGCTAGGCCTGAAAGTTGGAATATACAGCAGCGCGGGTGAAACAACGTGCGCCGGGTACCCAGCTAGTCTGGGGTATGAGGATATCGATGCGGAGACGTTTGCTGAGTGGGAGATTGACTGTGCGAGAACCCATCCCATTCGAATACTTGCTGCCCTGTAGTCAACTGACAAGCTTGTAGACCTGAAATACGACGACTGCGGGGTCCCAGATAACTGGAAAGACCCATACACTTTCTGCGTCCCCGACACAGCCAACAACGCCGGGCCTTTTCCGAACGGCACTTGTCCCAGCCTACCCAATCCCGCACCGGCAAACTACAACTGGAGCACATCCCCCAGCGCCGAACGCTTTCGCCGCATGCTTGATGCCCTCAATACCCAGGACCGAACAATTCTCTACTCCCTCTGCAACTGGGGCAACGCAGCAGTGAACACCTGGGGCGCTGAGATTGGGAACTCATGGCGCATGAGCGGGGATATCTCTCCGGGGCGCGGGGAAGTAGGGCCCGACAGAACCAGGATTGCAGTCTGGGAGAGAATTGCGGAGATTACGAATGAGATGAGTTTTCTTGTTAGAGAGTATGCGGAGTTTTGGGGATGGCCTGATGCAGATATGCTTGAGGTGGGGAACGGCGAAGGGGGGATGACGGTGGCGGAGAACAGAGCGCATTT
This sequence is a window from Aspergillus nidulans FGSC A4 chromosome IV. Protein-coding genes within it:
- a CDS encoding uncharacterized protein (transcript_id=CADANIAT00000740); amino-acid sequence: MAQSIDLFNQYPLTIDPSSKAISLSPNATSTYTPSQTAALNAELSTLNTLHRTLLSLDTPSIPPPPLPLNPKRSAQINKLRDSANMAYRKNNYAEAVRLYTFALEMALARPGWEPVAVAREELAALYGNRAQAYMSQQMWVEGLVDARASVEGRPVNNVKAWWRGGKCLVEMGRWEEAKSFVSRGLELEGKNSEGAKELSQLLTEVEEGLKREKGSQ
- a CDS encoding protein aglB (transcript_id=CADANIAT00000741), with the translated sequence MIEFLALITLISRANALMRPDGVGRLPALGWSSWNAHECDINATVILTAAAQVVKLGLKDLGYEYINNHAFREDNTSNSCPVDDCWSIKTHRDPTTNRMIPDADRFPDGIASVASQIHELGLKVGIYSSAGETTCAGYPASLGYEDIDAETFAEWEIDYLKYDDCGVPDNWKDPYTFCVPDTANNAGPFPNGTCPSLPNPAPANYNWSTSPSAERFRRMLDALNTQDRTILYSLCNWGNAAVNTWGAEIGNSWRMSGDISPGRGEVGPDRTRIAVWERIAEITNEMSFLVREYAEFWGWPDADMLEVGNGEGGMTVAENRAHFALWAAMRSPLLIGTKLDTIRQEHLKILKNPTLLTFHQDPIINRPAYPYKWGYNADYTFDAAHPAEYWSGPSPALEGTLVVMLNSENVTSTRMAVWSEVPELQNQDQGDAFEVMDGWTGEDLGCIKEKYEVELDAHDAAVLVVGNAC